A region from the Geobacter benzoatilyticus genome encodes:
- a CDS encoding sigma-54-dependent transcriptional regulator — protein sequence MPENKRIMIVDNEEGLCRMMEAVLSDSGYAVKGYVRSFEAVEEFRPGEWDLVVTDIKMPGMDGLEVLQRIKAADPAIPVIMVTAYATVEMSIQALRRGAYDMLTKPFEPEELLYRVKNALKHTELLEENRELREELVGKFRFDNIIGASDGLKGVLEKVQKIAIRDTSVLITGESGTGKELIAQAIHYNSARKEKKFVAINCGALPETLLESELFGYRKGAFTGARENRQGLLEAADGGTLFLDEVGNLPMNVQKTLLRFLQEQEFLRIGDTTPTKVNVRVISATNADLKEGVKSGAFREDLYYRLNVVNLHLPPLRERQGDIPLLAAHFIAQQNKKFSTSIKGLAPDALEAAAGFAWPGNIRQLRNVIEACTAMENGNYITLPVLSQFIELPEPLEEQAAEADGEEGDYALALSRFEMDYLKGLLRKNHGNVEAAAREAGMNMATIYRKMKKYNLRREEYS from the coding sequence GTGCCAGAGAATAAGCGCATCATGATTGTGGATAACGAGGAAGGGCTCTGCCGGATGATGGAGGCGGTGCTCTCCGACAGCGGCTACGCCGTGAAGGGGTACGTCCGTTCCTTTGAAGCTGTGGAGGAGTTCAGGCCGGGCGAGTGGGATCTGGTAGTCACCGACATCAAGATGCCTGGCATGGACGGGCTTGAGGTGCTCCAGCGCATAAAGGCCGCGGATCCGGCAATCCCGGTAATCATGGTCACCGCCTACGCGACTGTTGAGATGTCGATACAGGCCCTTCGACGGGGGGCCTACGATATGCTGACCAAGCCCTTCGAGCCGGAGGAGCTCCTCTACCGGGTGAAAAACGCCCTCAAGCACACCGAGCTGCTGGAGGAAAACCGGGAGCTGCGGGAGGAGCTGGTGGGGAAGTTCCGCTTCGATAATATCATCGGCGCTTCCGACGGGCTGAAGGGAGTCCTGGAAAAGGTTCAGAAAATAGCCATCCGCGACACCTCCGTGCTCATAACCGGCGAGTCGGGTACCGGCAAAGAGCTCATCGCCCAGGCAATCCACTACAACTCGGCCCGCAAGGAGAAGAAGTTCGTGGCCATCAACTGCGGGGCGTTGCCGGAAACGCTTCTTGAAAGCGAGCTCTTCGGCTACCGGAAGGGAGCCTTCACCGGAGCCAGGGAAAACCGCCAGGGTCTTCTTGAGGCGGCCGACGGCGGGACCCTGTTCCTGGACGAAGTGGGCAACCTCCCCATGAACGTTCAGAAGACGCTACTGCGCTTCCTGCAGGAGCAGGAGTTCCTTCGCATTGGCGACACAACCCCTACCAAGGTCAATGTGCGGGTCATATCGGCCACCAACGCCGATCTCAAGGAAGGGGTCAAGAGCGGCGCTTTCCGGGAGGATCTTTACTATCGGCTCAATGTCGTGAATCTGCATCTCCCGCCCCTACGGGAGCGTCAGGGGGATATTCCGCTTCTGGCGGCCCACTTCATCGCCCAGCAGAACAAGAAGTTTTCAACTTCCATAAAGGGACTGGCTCCCGATGCCCTGGAGGCGGCCGCCGGCTTTGCCTGGCCCGGCAATATCCGCCAGCTCAGGAACGTGATAGAGGCCTGCACCGCCATGGAGAACGGCAACTACATCACCCTGCCGGTCCTTTCCCAGTTCATCGAGCTTCCCGAACCCCTTGAGGAGCAAGCAGCCGAGGCGGATGGGGAGGAGGGGGATTACGCCCTGGCCCTCTCCCGTTTCGAGATGGACTACCTCAAGGGGCTCCTGCGGAAAAACCACGGCAATGTGGAGGCCGCCGCCCGCGAGGCGGGGATGAACATGGCCACCATTTACCGCAAGATGAAAAAATACAACCTGCGCCGGGAGGAGTATTCCTGA
- a CDS encoding glycogen synthase: MKKLKILMAASECVPFAKEGGLADVVGVLPKHLARMGHDVRVVMPRYKRIDRDRCGLKELPGVLVVPMGVIGNQYCSVWEGRIPGSDVPVYFLEHEGYYGRDGLYEVNNEGYLDNDNRFVFLSKAALELPKMIGFEPDLIHAHDWHTAAIPVLVNTTYASDPYVGGKATVLSVHNMQHQGNFYEGLMDVLGIGWEHFTFLGLEKDGEVNLLKGGIYHATVLNTVSEGYAREMQTPAYGWGLDGVVRERAADLYGILNGVDYDDWNPEVDPHIAARYSAAELSGKKLCKRDLQRTFGHPERDDVPLFGMVSRLVKQKGVDILAEAIHRILALDVQFVMLGAGEPWTHFYFGDIRNAYPEKFNIYVGYNNSLSHQIEAGADFFLMPSAFEPCGLNQMYSLRYGTLPIVRATGGLDDSVENFDEKTLAGTGFKFWSHDAGALFDTVGWAVHTWYHRKGAMEKLIANAMSKRFTWEDAAAKYEVLYERALRKRLGARAFDRRYGNK, from the coding sequence ATGAAAAAACTGAAGATTCTCATGGCTGCTTCCGAATGCGTTCCCTTTGCCAAGGAGGGGGGCCTCGCCGACGTGGTGGGGGTGCTTCCCAAGCACCTGGCCCGCATGGGACACGATGTGCGGGTGGTGATGCCCCGCTATAAGAGGATTGACCGCGACCGCTGCGGACTGAAGGAGCTTCCAGGCGTCCTCGTGGTTCCCATGGGGGTCATCGGCAACCAGTACTGCTCCGTCTGGGAAGGGCGGATACCGGGAAGCGACGTGCCGGTCTATTTCCTGGAGCACGAAGGGTACTACGGTCGCGACGGCCTCTACGAGGTGAACAACGAGGGGTACCTGGACAACGACAACCGGTTCGTCTTCCTCTCCAAGGCAGCCCTGGAGCTCCCCAAGATGATAGGTTTCGAACCCGATCTCATCCATGCCCACGACTGGCACACGGCGGCCATCCCGGTCCTTGTGAATACCACCTATGCCTCGGACCCTTACGTCGGTGGTAAGGCCACCGTCCTCTCCGTCCACAACATGCAGCACCAGGGGAACTTCTACGAGGGGCTCATGGATGTGCTCGGCATCGGCTGGGAGCACTTCACCTTCCTGGGGTTGGAGAAAGACGGAGAGGTGAACCTCCTCAAGGGGGGGATTTACCATGCCACGGTCCTCAATACCGTGAGCGAGGGGTATGCCCGGGAGATGCAGACCCCTGCCTACGGCTGGGGGCTCGACGGGGTGGTGCGGGAGCGGGCCGCCGACCTTTACGGTATCCTGAACGGCGTCGACTATGACGACTGGAACCCGGAGGTGGATCCCCACATCGCCGCCCGCTATTCAGCCGCCGAACTGTCGGGGAAGAAGCTTTGCAAGCGGGATCTACAGCGGACCTTCGGCCACCCCGAGCGTGATGACGTACCCCTCTTCGGCATGGTGTCGCGGCTCGTGAAGCAGAAGGGGGTCGATATCCTGGCCGAGGCGATCCACCGCATTCTTGCCCTCGATGTCCAGTTCGTCATGCTCGGGGCCGGGGAGCCCTGGACCCACTTCTACTTCGGCGACATCAGGAACGCCTATCCGGAGAAATTCAACATTTATGTGGGGTACAACAATTCCCTCTCCCATCAGATCGAGGCCGGTGCCGACTTCTTCCTCATGCCGAGTGCCTTCGAGCCGTGCGGACTCAACCAGATGTACTCGCTGCGCTACGGCACCCTTCCCATCGTCCGGGCCACGGGCGGGCTCGACGACAGCGTGGAGAACTTCGACGAGAAGACCCTTGCCGGCACCGGTTTCAAGTTCTGGAGCCATGACGCCGGCGCCCTCTTCGACACTGTCGGCTGGGCGGTTCACACCTGGTACCACCGCAAAGGTGCCATGGAAAAGCTCATTGCCAACGCCATGTCCAAGCGCTTCACGTGGGAGGATGCGGCGGCCAAATACGAGGTGCTTTACGAAAGGGCGCTCCGGAAACGGCTGGGCGCGAGGGCGTTCGACCGGCGATACGGCAATAAATAA
- a CDS encoding cytochrome c7, which translates to MKQIIAAAALTLFCAAGALAHDKVVVLEAKNGNVTFEHAKHQGVKGDCKACHDSEAGGKIEGMGKDWAHKTCIGCHKEMAKGPQKCGECHKK; encoded by the coding sequence ATGAAACAGATTATCGCAGCAGCAGCCCTCACCCTGTTTTGCGCCGCCGGCGCCCTGGCCCACGACAAGGTGGTTGTTCTGGAGGCAAAGAACGGTAACGTAACCTTCGAGCACGCCAAGCACCAAGGCGTAAAGGGCGACTGCAAAGCCTGCCACGATTCCGAGGCCGGCGGCAAAATCGAAGGGATGGGGAAGGACTGGGCCCACAAGACCTGCATCGGCTGTCACAAGGAAATGGCGAAAGGGCCGCAAAAGTGTGGCGAATGCCACAAGAAATAA
- a CDS encoding carbon-nitrogen hydrolase, with translation MSKLTVGLVQQSCTSDKDLNLAKSIENIRKASALGAKLVVLQELHCGPYFCQSEETGHFDLAEEIPGPTTELLGGVAREFGVVLVSSLFEKRAPGIYHNTAVVFEKDGSIAGKYRKMHIPDDPGYYEKFYFTPGDLGFEPIRTSVGKLGVLVCWDQWYPEAARLMALAGADLLIYPTAIGWDPRDEDEEKVRQKEAWITIQRGHAVANGIPVVSVNRVGHEADPSGVLPGSLFWGSSFVAGPQGEILTQASNDREELISVEIDLARSEAVRRIWPFLRDRRIDAYQDLLKRYRD, from the coding sequence ATGTCAAAGCTTACCGTCGGCCTCGTGCAGCAGAGCTGCACCAGCGATAAAGACCTGAATCTGGCCAAGAGCATCGAGAACATCCGCAAGGCGAGCGCTCTGGGAGCGAAGCTCGTGGTGCTCCAGGAGCTCCACTGCGGCCCCTACTTCTGCCAGAGCGAGGAGACAGGCCACTTCGACCTGGCCGAAGAGATCCCCGGACCCACCACCGAGCTCTTGGGGGGCGTCGCCAGGGAGTTCGGCGTGGTGCTTGTCTCTTCCCTCTTCGAGAAACGGGCGCCGGGAATTTACCACAACACCGCCGTGGTCTTCGAGAAAGACGGCTCCATCGCCGGGAAATACCGCAAGATGCACATCCCCGACGATCCCGGCTACTACGAGAAGTTCTATTTCACCCCCGGCGATCTGGGCTTTGAGCCCATCCGCACCTCGGTGGGAAAGCTCGGCGTCCTCGTATGCTGGGACCAGTGGTATCCCGAAGCGGCCCGCCTCATGGCCCTTGCCGGGGCCGACCTCCTCATCTACCCCACCGCCATCGGTTGGGACCCCAGGGACGAGGACGAGGAGAAGGTCCGCCAGAAGGAAGCCTGGATCACCATCCAGCGGGGGCACGCCGTGGCCAACGGCATCCCGGTGGTAAGTGTGAACCGGGTGGGCCACGAGGCTGATCCTTCCGGCGTGCTGCCGGGAAGCCTTTTCTGGGGTTCCAGCTTTGTGGCCGGCCCACAGGGAGAGATTCTCACCCAGGCCTCCAACGACCGGGAGGAACTCATTTCTGTCGAGATTGATCTTGCCCGCAGCGAGGCGGTTCGCCGCATCTGGCCGTTCCTGCGGGACCGGCGGATCGACGCCTACCAGGATCTGCTGAAACGGTACCGGGACTGA
- a CDS encoding agmatine deiminase family protein: MITRLPAEWEEQDGVLLAWPHAESDWLPWLPMVELVFAQIVKAIARFETVLVVAAEGERTSAILSAAGASMERVRIVEIPTNDTWARDFGPLTVERNGKPVLLDFGFNGWGLKFAADRDNLITGRLHRAGAFGNTALETAGLILEGGSIESDGKGTILTTAECLLNPNRNPHLSREQIETALKERFGADRILWLENGWLAGDDTDSHIDTLARLAPDDTIVYVRCDDATDGHYPALFLMEKELKAMRTREGNPYRLIPLPWPRPCHDEDGERLPATYANYLVINGAVLVPTYGDPSDDAALAAIGQAFHGREVIGIDCRPLILQHGSLHCVTMQLPKGTLAPEPRKATREV; encoded by the coding sequence ATGATCACACGACTCCCCGCCGAATGGGAAGAACAGGACGGCGTCCTCCTTGCCTGGCCCCACGCGGAAAGCGACTGGCTCCCCTGGCTTCCCATGGTTGAACTTGTTTTTGCCCAGATCGTCAAAGCAATCGCCCGTTTCGAAACCGTGCTCGTTGTCGCTGCCGAAGGGGAACGGACCTCCGCCATCCTCTCCGCAGCAGGAGCATCGATGGAGCGGGTGCGAATTGTGGAAATTCCCACAAACGACACCTGGGCAAGGGATTTCGGTCCGCTCACCGTGGAGCGTAATGGCAAGCCCGTGCTTCTTGACTTCGGATTCAACGGCTGGGGATTGAAGTTTGCCGCAGACCGCGACAACCTCATCACCGGCCGTCTTCACCGGGCCGGCGCTTTCGGAAATACCGCGCTGGAAACCGCAGGCCTCATCCTGGAAGGCGGAAGTATCGAGAGCGACGGGAAAGGGACGATCCTCACCACCGCCGAGTGCCTCCTGAACCCCAACCGCAACCCCCACCTGTCGCGGGAGCAGATCGAAACCGCCTTGAAGGAGCGGTTCGGCGCAGATCGTATCCTCTGGCTGGAGAACGGCTGGCTGGCCGGCGACGACACCGACTCCCACATCGATACCCTGGCACGGCTCGCCCCCGACGACACTATTGTGTACGTCCGGTGCGATGACGCCACCGACGGGCACTATCCGGCCCTTTTCCTCATGGAGAAAGAGTTGAAAGCGATGCGAACCCGGGAAGGAAACCCCTATCGCCTGATTCCGCTCCCCTGGCCGCGCCCCTGCCATGATGAGGATGGCGAGCGGCTTCCGGCCACCTATGCCAACTACCTGGTCATAAACGGCGCCGTCCTGGTTCCCACATACGGCGATCCCAGCGACGATGCAGCCCTGGCGGCCATCGGCCAGGCATTTCACGGCAGGGAAGTCATCGGCATCGACTGCCGCCCCCTCATCCTGCAACACGGCTCGCTTCACTGCGTGACCATGCAACTGCCGAAGGGGACCCTTGCACCGGAACCAAGAAAAGCCACCCGAGAGGTATGA
- a CDS encoding methyl-accepting chemotaxis protein, giving the protein MSFWNNLKVRAKLLIMVCGVCFSLVVVGGFGLVNMRGLSKHMGDLNAGIGHVAQVSEMKSDFLHMRLALVYMLALTDAGKIEQKENEFKKSAASLKDSIDQFLKSDINETEKAQAAEFKAGYEAYMAGGTKLAEMARSAAAAGDAASRAEATAFATESVAPLYEKPAKIIAALVEANVKESKEMYERDMAAYRRAIVESALVMVVSILLALAGGGAIAASISRPLNTVLDILSRVASGDLTARAEVDTRDEMGILSRQVNTTAEKMNEIIGHVTQNASQVTAAATQLHATAIQMSTGAEEVAQQAATVATASEEMAATSAEIAQNCTMAAESSRHANERAETGSSVVQETLVVMNRIADRVRSSSQAVGSLGARSDQIGEIVGTIEDIADQTNLLALNAAIEAARAGEQGRGFAVVADEVRALAERTTKATKEIAQMIKAIQGETKGAVTSMEEGVMEVEKGTTDASMSGEALQAILEQIGGVTMQVSQIATASEQQTATTCEISENIRQITDVVGHTARGAEESAQAAEQLAKLAEDLQSLVGQFKLAV; this is encoded by the coding sequence ATGAGCTTTTGGAACAATCTCAAAGTCAGGGCAAAGTTATTGATAATGGTGTGCGGCGTTTGCTTCTCTCTCGTGGTGGTAGGGGGATTTGGCCTTGTCAACATGCGAGGCTTGTCCAAGCACATGGGAGATCTCAATGCGGGGATCGGACATGTTGCCCAAGTCTCTGAAATGAAGAGTGATTTTCTCCATATGCGGCTTGCGTTGGTTTATATGCTGGCGTTGACGGATGCCGGCAAGATTGAGCAGAAGGAAAACGAGTTCAAGAAAAGTGCGGCCTCGCTAAAAGATTCTATCGATCAGTTTCTGAAGTCGGATATTAACGAAACTGAAAAGGCTCAAGCTGCTGAATTCAAGGCAGGGTACGAAGCCTATATGGCCGGCGGTACCAAGCTCGCGGAGATGGCCCGTTCAGCCGCTGCCGCCGGAGATGCTGCTTCCCGCGCCGAAGCCACTGCGTTTGCGACGGAGAGCGTTGCCCCGCTTTACGAAAAGCCGGCGAAAATCATAGCTGCCCTTGTGGAAGCCAATGTCAAGGAAAGCAAAGAGATGTATGAGCGGGATATGGCGGCCTATCGCCGTGCCATTGTGGAGTCGGCGCTAGTCATGGTTGTCTCCATTCTCCTGGCGCTTGCCGGAGGTGGAGCCATTGCCGCCTCCATCAGCCGTCCCCTCAATACGGTGCTCGACATCTTGAGCCGGGTGGCGTCCGGAGACCTTACGGCCAGAGCTGAAGTGGATACCCGCGATGAAATGGGCATTCTTTCCCGCCAGGTGAACACAACGGCGGAGAAAATGAACGAGATTATCGGACATGTTACCCAGAATGCTTCCCAGGTGACGGCTGCCGCAACGCAACTCCACGCCACTGCCATCCAGATGTCGACCGGTGCCGAGGAAGTTGCCCAGCAAGCCGCCACTGTCGCCACTGCCAGCGAGGAAATGGCCGCCACGTCGGCGGAAATAGCCCAGAACTGCACCATGGCAGCCGAGAGCTCCCGCCATGCCAACGAACGGGCGGAAACAGGCTCGTCGGTGGTTCAGGAGACCCTCGTTGTCATGAACCGGATTGCCGACCGGGTCCGCTCATCGTCCCAGGCCGTGGGTAGCCTCGGAGCGCGGAGCGATCAGATTGGAGAAATCGTTGGTACCATCGAGGATATTGCAGACCAGACAAACCTCCTTGCCTTGAACGCCGCCATCGAAGCGGCCCGGGCCGGCGAGCAGGGCCGCGGCTTCGCCGTGGTCGCAGATGAAGTGCGGGCGCTGGCCGAGCGGACCACTAAAGCCACCAAGGAAATCGCCCAGATGATCAAGGCCATCCAAGGAGAAACCAAAGGGGCGGTAACATCCATGGAAGAAGGGGTGATGGAGGTGGAGAAGGGCACCACCGATGCCTCCATGTCCGGCGAGGCGCTCCAGGCAATTCTCGAGCAGATCGGCGGCGTTACCATGCAGGTGAGCCAGATTGCCACGGCCAGCGAGCAGCAGACCGCCACCACTTGCGAGATCAGCGAGAATATCCGGCAGATTACCGATGTGGTCGGGCACACGGCACGGGGGGCGGAGGAGTCGGCGCAGGCCGCGGAGCAGCTGGCAAAGCTTGCAGAAGACTTGCAGAGCCTTGTGGGGCAGTTCAAGCTGGCTGTGTAA
- a CDS encoding MASE3 domain-containing protein — protein MTKHYHPFMLSGTISTGQRNRTMTEETTVPWPSAAAAAAILGGLWITSHNNFLLFHTLAEMFSVLVSAGIFVIAWNARHLPASRFFLFIGIAHLCVAGLDLLHTLAYKGMGVFADSADIATQLWIAARYLQSISFLVAPIFISRRLSATATLAVYIVITAALIASIFGGVFPSCYREGTGLTPFKIASEYLIALTFVAAFVVLRFKREAFGQRFVNLLSAALVLMVMAELAFTFYVDVYDISNLAGHLFKVMAVFLVYKGTVEINLKRPYDLLFHEVKRSEEKFAKAFNTAPTIMIITTLTDGRYIEVNEAFETTLGWKRREVLGKTSLEMGIWPDLNQRDEVVRAIESGEQVINREITLHGKRGEIVEGLYSAVGIELNGEKCLLSLVRDMTARRRAEREVELLNSELTIRARQLEETNCELEATVEQLESVNMELETANKELEAFSYTVSHDLRNPLSNINGLAQVIQELFGKKLEPQCLEFIGKIHRETLRMNRLIDTLIRFARISRCELVPETVDLSALAMEIAADFQLAEPHRQAIFSIGKDLTVHGDPRLLRLMLDNLLGNAWKYTGTRNKAHIEFGTIEQGGSNVFFVRDNGIGFNMAHADRLFLPFERLESNNSFRGEGIGLATVFRIVQRHGGRVWAEGEEGKGATFYFSL, from the coding sequence TTGACGAAACATTACCATCCGTTCATGCTTTCCGGCACCATTTCAACAGGACAACGGAATCGAACCATGACCGAGGAGACAACCGTCCCGTGGCCCAGTGCCGCCGCTGCTGCTGCAATACTCGGCGGCCTATGGATCACAAGCCATAACAACTTTTTGCTGTTCCACACCCTCGCAGAGATGTTCTCCGTGCTGGTATCGGCGGGAATCTTCGTCATCGCCTGGAACGCCCGCCACTTGCCGGCCAGCCGCTTTTTCCTCTTCATCGGCATCGCCCATCTCTGCGTGGCCGGCTTGGATCTTCTCCACACGCTGGCCTACAAGGGGATGGGGGTCTTTGCCGACAGTGCCGACATCGCGACCCAGCTATGGATCGCGGCCCGCTACCTGCAGAGCATCTCATTTCTTGTGGCCCCAATCTTCATCAGCCGCCGGTTATCGGCCACTGCAACCCTGGCAGTATACATAGTCATCACGGCAGCCCTGATTGCCTCAATCTTCGGCGGTGTTTTCCCTTCCTGCTACAGGGAAGGCACCGGCCTCACCCCCTTCAAGATTGCCAGCGAGTACCTTATTGCCCTCACCTTCGTTGCAGCGTTTGTCGTCTTGAGATTCAAGCGGGAGGCCTTCGGCCAGCGCTTCGTAAACCTTCTTTCGGCAGCCCTTGTGCTTATGGTAATGGCCGAACTGGCATTCACCTTCTACGTTGATGTCTACGACATCAGCAATCTGGCAGGACACTTGTTCAAGGTAATGGCGGTATTCCTGGTCTACAAGGGAACGGTGGAAATCAACCTGAAGCGGCCATACGACCTGCTGTTCCATGAGGTGAAGCGTAGCGAGGAGAAATTCGCCAAGGCTTTCAATACCGCACCAACTATCATGATCATAACAACCTTAACAGATGGGCGTTATATTGAGGTAAACGAGGCCTTCGAGACAACGCTGGGATGGAAGCGCCGGGAAGTGCTAGGCAAGACCTCGCTTGAAATGGGCATCTGGCCTGATCTCAACCAGAGGGATGAAGTAGTGAGGGCCATCGAGTCCGGAGAGCAGGTCATCAACCGTGAAATAACCTTACACGGAAAACGGGGAGAAATCGTTGAAGGTCTCTATTCGGCTGTAGGCATTGAGCTGAACGGCGAGAAATGTCTCCTCAGTCTCGTGCGGGACATGACTGCGCGAAGGCGTGCCGAACGGGAAGTGGAACTCCTCAACTCAGAACTGACGATACGTGCCCGCCAACTGGAGGAAACCAACTGCGAACTTGAAGCGACGGTCGAACAACTGGAATCCGTCAACATGGAACTGGAAACCGCGAACAAAGAGCTTGAGGCCTTCAGTTACACTGTGTCCCACGATCTGCGGAACCCACTCTCAAACATAAACGGGCTTGCACAAGTCATCCAGGAATTGTTCGGAAAGAAACTTGAGCCCCAGTGCCTGGAGTTTATCGGCAAGATTCACCGGGAAACCCTGCGCATGAACCGGCTTATTGATACACTGATCAGGTTCGCCCGCATCTCCCGCTGCGAACTCGTCCCCGAGACGGTGGACTTGAGTGCCCTTGCCATGGAAATAGCGGCAGATTTTCAGCTTGCCGAGCCTCATCGGCAGGCAATTTTCAGCATAGGCAAAGATCTGACCGTTCACGGCGATCCCCGGCTCTTGAGGCTCATGCTCGACAATCTCCTTGGAAACGCTTGGAAATACACCGGTACACGAAACAAAGCCCATATCGAATTCGGAACGATAGAGCAGGGGGGGAGCAACGTGTTTTTCGTGCGCGACAACGGCATCGGCTTTAATATGGCCCATGCCGACCGGCTGTTCCTCCCCTTCGAACGCTTGGAATCCAACAACTCGTTCAGGGGCGAGGGGATCGGCCTCGCAACAGTGTTCCGGATTGTCCAGCGCCATGGCGGGCGTGTATGGGCCGAAGGAGAAGAAGGGAAAGGGGCCACCTTCTACTTCAGCCTGTAA
- the nudC gene encoding NAD(+) diphosphatase, which produces MPYPDTVNLPFNASAVADGFTAVPPGSADDGGPGTWAVIQGNALVVQNREGCLSLPEGDRPQWLPADIPSIPIGLWHGRPLRVARISGRDILPFPFMAEPFNATVERLDDATLTLGGMAQQILHWERSSRFCSRCGTSMERVPGTWGKRCAPCGVEHFPHIHPCAIILVKRGDEFLLTRKPEWAPGRYGLVAGFLDFGESLEECARREVREETGVEISGIRYVGSQCWPFPSQLMAGFVAEYAGGEIRIDTTELEDARWFSPAAMPESIPPRRSIARWIIDRFAIGDREKP; this is translated from the coding sequence ATGCCTTATCCCGATACCGTAAATCTTCCCTTCAACGCGTCCGCTGTTGCCGACGGCTTCACGGCTGTACCCCCCGGCAGCGCTGATGACGGCGGTCCTGGCACATGGGCCGTTATCCAGGGAAACGCCCTTGTGGTGCAGAATCGCGAAGGGTGTCTCTCTCTTCCCGAAGGGGATCGTCCCCAGTGGCTCCCCGCTGACATCCCCTCCATTCCCATCGGCCTTTGGCACGGCCGCCCCCTGCGGGTTGCCCGCATATCCGGCCGCGATATCCTGCCGTTTCCGTTCATGGCTGAACCCTTTAACGCAACGGTCGAGCGCCTCGACGACGCCACTCTCACCCTGGGGGGGATGGCCCAGCAGATTCTCCACTGGGAGCGCAGCAGCCGCTTCTGCTCCCGGTGCGGAACCTCGATGGAGCGGGTGCCGGGCACTTGGGGAAAACGGTGCGCGCCGTGCGGCGTCGAGCATTTTCCCCATATCCATCCCTGCGCCATCATCCTCGTTAAACGTGGCGACGAGTTTCTGCTCACCCGCAAACCCGAATGGGCGCCGGGGCGGTATGGGCTGGTGGCGGGCTTCCTCGACTTCGGCGAATCCCTGGAGGAATGCGCCCGCCGCGAGGTGCGCGAAGAAACCGGCGTGGAGATCAGCGGCATCCGCTACGTGGGGAGCCAGTGCTGGCCCTTTCCCAGCCAGCTCATGGCGGGCTTCGTGGCCGAGTACGCCGGGGGGGAGATTCGCATCGATACCACGGAACTGGAGGATGCCCGCTGGTTCAGCCCCGCCGCCATGCCTGAATCGATACCTCCCCGGCGGAGTATAGCCCGGTGGATTATTGATCGCTTTGCCATCGGGGACCGGGAAAAACCATAG
- a CDS encoding DUF4149 domain-containing protein: protein MSFVSALCRLAIALWVGGAALFTFVLTPTIFKTETRDVAGRIVGYLFPGYFRWGLACGAVALVALLIVRGKHWIPAAALLVVMLAVTAFQAFHVEPKAAIIKQQIPSFETTPKDHPMRREFSKLHGISAACNLSVIAGGVVLVLLL, encoded by the coding sequence GTGTCATTTGTTTCCGCACTCTGTCGTCTGGCCATCGCCCTTTGGGTGGGGGGCGCCGCCCTCTTCACCTTTGTGCTCACCCCCACCATCTTCAAAACCGAAACCCGCGACGTGGCGGGCCGCATCGTCGGCTATCTCTTTCCAGGCTACTTCCGCTGGGGGCTTGCCTGCGGGGCTGTCGCACTCGTGGCGCTCCTCATCGTGCGGGGCAAGCACTGGATTCCGGCAGCCGCCCTTCTCGTCGTAATGCTGGCCGTTACCGCCTTCCAGGCCTTTCATGTCGAACCGAAGGCCGCCATAATAAAGCAGCAGATTCCCTCCTTCGAAACCACCCCCAAGGATCATCCCATGCGCCGTGAGTTCTCCAAGCTCCACGGCATTTCCGCCGCCTGCAACCTCTCGGTAATTGCCGGGGGTGTGGTGCTGGTGTTGTTGCTCTGA